One window of Dermacentor andersoni chromosome 7, qqDerAnde1_hic_scaffold, whole genome shotgun sequence genomic DNA carries:
- the Naa20A gene encoding N-alpha-acetyltransferase 20 translates to MTTIRQFTCDDLFLFNNVNLDPLTETYGLSFYLQYLAHWPEYFQVAESPSGDIMGYIMGKAEGVQENWHGHVTALTVAPEYRKLGVAAMLMSGLEYISEKKQAYFVDLFVRVSNKVAVDMYKRLGYSVYRRVLEYYFGDPDEDAFDMRKALSRDVLKKSVIPLAHPVRPEDVD, encoded by the exons ATGACGACCATCCGCCAATTTACATGCGACGACCTCTTCTTGTTCAACAACGT CAACTTGGATCCTCTCACAGAAACC TATGGACTGTCATTCTACCTCCAGTACCTGGCACACTGGCCTGAATACTTCCAGGTTGCCGAGTCTCCAAGCGGCGACATCATGGGCTACA TCATGGGCAAAGCAGAGGGTGTCCAGGAGAACTGGCACGGCCACGTGACGGCTCTCACAGTTGCACCGGAGTACCGGAAGCTGGGAGTTGCAGCCATGCTAATGTCGGGCCTGGAGTACATCTCCGAGAA GAAGCAAGCGTACTTTGTAGATTTATTTGTTCGAGTGTCCAACAAAGTTGCTGTCGACATGTACAAGCGGCTGGGGTATAGCGTCTACAGGAGAGTCCTAGAGTACTACTTTGGTGATCCCGATGAAGATGCTTTTG ACATGCGCAAGGCACTCTCAAGGGACGTCCTCAAGAAGTCGGTGATCCCCTTAGCACACCCTGTACGTCCAGAAGATGTGGACTGA